From Fusobacterium varium:
AAAGTACTTGGAGGGAAGCCTCCTGGGAGGATAGGAACTTGCCAAGCTTTTTTTATAATATTTTTTTAGAACTCTCCATTTGGGGAATATTTTTTTATTTTTTGAAGTTTACGTGGAGGACAAATGGCTAATATAAATACAGATGACAAAAATATTTATCATAAAATAAATGTTCTCAAAAAAGGGCAAAAAGAAAAAGAGGAGAGAAAAAGAAAAAAAAGACGAAATATAACTATGATTGGATGTATTCTTATTCTGATTATACTGAGTGTTTTAAATATGCTGAGTGCAAGTTTTTACACTATCTATACAAGAGGTATAGGGATTTTTACTAATTATCTTATATATATGTTTATCAGTTTTATTGCTTTAATAGTTACTGGAAGTATAAATTATAAGCAATATAATAAAAATGGTTTTAATTTATTTCTTTTGATAATGACAATAGTTTTATTTACATTTATATTAATAGGAGCACGAATGTTTCCTAGAATAGTTCCTAGAATAAATGGAGCTATTGGCTGGATACGTTTATTTGGTTTTAGTCTGCAGCCAGCAGAATTATTAAAACTGCCTTTTATAATACTCATTGCTCATATCTTAGAAAGATGTGAAAGAGATGGAGCTAAAAATCTTTCAGTGATTTTTTCTGTTATGCCTATAATGATTTTATTTGGATTTTTTATAATGTTTCAAGACGATTTAGGAACAATGATACATTACATTGCCATCTTGTTATTTATGCTTTTTATGTCGAGAATAGATACTAAATGGATAGTTTCAGTAATAACTGCAGGTATAGTTGGAATAGCTGGTATATGCTTTTATGTACATCATTTAGGAGATGTTTCAGATAAGGGATATAAAATGAAAAGAATAGGGAGTTTTTTAAATGGTCTTATTAATAATGAATATGATAATGCTATTGGATATCAAGTGGGACAGTCTCTTCTTGCTTTTGGAAGCGGAGGTATTTTAGGAAAAGGATATGCAAATGGCGTACAAAAATATAGCTATCTCCCAGAGATTCGAACAGATTTTATCTTAGCTTCATATGGAGAAGAACTTGGATTTATTGGAATGTTTATTATAATGATATTTTTCTTTTTAATATTTAATCTTATAAAAAGAAGTGCTATGGAATGTAAAAGTTACTTTGGAAAATATTTGGCAATAGGAATAGGAGGATATCTTATAACTCAGGTATTAATAAATATTTATGTAGCACTTGGTATGCTACCAGTATTTGGAATACCTATGCCCATATTCAGTTATGGTGGTACTTCCCTTATAACTATATTTTCAGCTTTTGGAATAATAGGAAATATAAACTCAGAAGAATAAAGAATATGAATTTTTAAGAAAAAAAATGAATAACTTGTAAAAGAGGGGCTTTAATTCCCATCTCATATATGATATAATGACATTATTAATTTTTTATTGTAAAAATTAAGTATTTTATTATTAAAGAAAAAATAAAATAGTTAATAAGGAGATAACTAAAATGGAAATGAATAAAATAATAGAAAAAATAAATTATTTTACAAAACTTTCAAGAGAAAGAGAACTTACTCTCGATGAAAAAAATGAGAGAGAACTTTTCAGAAGGATGTATATGGAACAATTCAGAGCTCAGGTAAAAGGGCATTTAGATAATATAAAAATAGTAGATGGAGAAGTTGAAAACAGTACAAAAATAATATAAAGTTTTACGGGGGTAAAAATGGAAAAAGTAACAGTAAAATCTCTATACAGAGATAAAGAGCAATTTATTGATCAAGAGGTAGAAATATCAGGATGGATAAAAAAAATCAGAGTTCAAAAAAACTTTGGTTTTATAGAAATTAATGATGGATCATTTTTCAAAGGAATCCAAATAGTATTTGATACAAAGTTAGATAATTTTGATGAAATTTCACGTTTGTCTATAATATCTTCAATTAAAGTAAAGGGAAAATTGGTAAAATCTCAAGGAGCTGGACAAGATATAGAGATAGTGGCAAATGATATAGAAATATATCAAAAAGCTGATTTAGATTATCCTTTACAAAATAAAAGACATACTTTTGAATATTTGAGAACAAAAGCTCATTTAAGACCTAGAACTAATACTTTTTCAGCTGTATTTAGAGTAAGGTCAGTTATAGCTTATGCTATTCATAAATTTTTTCAGGAAAATGGATTTGTATATGTACATACTCCAATAATAACTGGTTCTGATGCTGAAGGGGCTGGAGAAATGTTTAGAGTAACTACTTTAGATTTAAATGATTTACCTAAAGGTGAAGATGGAAAAGTAGATTCTTCAAAAGACTTCTTTGGAAAAGAAACTAATCTAACAGTAAGTGGACAGTTAAGCGGAGAAACTTATTGTGCTGCTTTCAGAAATATATATACATTTGGTCCTACATTCAGAGCTGAGTATTCTAATACTGCAAGACATGCTTCAGAATTCTGGATGATAGAGCCAGAAATAGCTTTTGCTGATCTTGAAGCTAATATGGAACTTGCTGAGGCTATGGTAAAATACATAATTAAATATGTTTTAGAGCAATGTCCAGAAGAAATGGAGTTTTTTAATCAATTTATTGAAAAAGGATTATTTGATAAACTTAATAATGTATTAAATAGCGATTTTGGCAGACTAACATATACAGAAGCTATAGAAATACTTGAAAAATCAGGAAAGAAATTTGATTATCCAGTAAAATGGGGAATTGACCTTCAAAGTGAACATGAAAGATATTTAGCAGAGGAGCATTTCCAAAAACCAGTTTTCCTTACTGATTATCCAAAAGATATAAAAGCTTTTTATATGAAACTTAATGAAGATGGAAAAACTGTAAGAGCAATGGATTTACTGGCTCCTGGAATTGGAGAAATAATAGGTGGTTCTCAAAGAGAGGATAATCTTGAAATTCTTGAGGGAAGAATGAATGAACTAGGAATGAATATAGAAGATTATGGATTCTATTTAGATTTAAGAAAATATGGAAGCTTCCCACATTCAGGATATGGATTAGGACTTGAAAGAATAATTATGTATGTAACAGGAATGACAAATATTCGTGACGTACTTCCATTCCCAAGAACACCTAATAATGCAGAATTTTAATTAAAATATTAATTAAGGGGATCAAAGATGGTATTGAAGTTTTTTTTGCTCTGGGTAATGATAATATTGGGGATATTTTACATAATAACTTATCCATATAAATCGAAACTTGCCAGAAAACTGAAAAGAGTTAACAGCTTTGAAGAAATTGAATTTATAAAAAATTCAGATACAAACTATTCTGATATATCACAAGAAGAAATTAATGAATATATAACTTTAGAAGAAAAAAAGATTAAAAGTTCTTTTGTGAATGAAGAAATGAAATATACTATTATTACCCCTAAAAGTAATATAAAAAATGATATTCCATGTCTTTTCCTTCTTCATGGATTGAGAGACGAAAATAAAGACTGGTTGGAAAAAGCAAAATTATTAGAAAACTATATTTCCTTATTGAAAAAAGGTGAGATAGATCCAATGATATTTATTTTGGCATCTTCTGGTGGAGATGGACAAAGTTGGTATTCTAATTTTGCTGCAGAAAAAGGTTATCAATATGAAGATTATATAGTTGGTGAACTTATTCCAGAGATAAAAATGCAGCTTCCAAAATCTCCTATGGGAATAGTTGGTTTTTCTATGGGAGGATATGCAGCATTTAAACTGGGACTTAAATATATAGATATATTTAAAGTTATAGGCAGTTTTTCAGGTGCAATAAATCTTATAAGAATGAGTGTTAACAGAAGGGTTATAAGACTGTTTAAATTTATTTATATTCCTAAATTTCTTTTTAGCAGTGTAGATAAAAAACAATTTATAAGAGTTTTTGGTTCATGGGGCTATAAAATATTAAAAGAAGATCCATACAGCATGATAAAATATGTGAAAGCAGAGAAATTGAATAACAAATATTTTTATGCTAGTGTAGGAATAGAAGATAGAGTAAACCATTTAATGCTTCAGCAATGGTTGGATGTAATGGGAAGGATGAAAAAAAAGAAATATAATTTTAAAGGATATCTATGTGATGGAGAAACACATACATGGGATTATGTAGCCAGAGATATGTCTAATTTTTTAAAGTTTTTCAATGAAAAAATATATAAATAATAAAAAACTCCTTATAAAATTAAAAATTTTTTAAGGAGTTTTTTTATTAAACTCTATTAATTTTCTGTTATTTCTGTTACAATATATAGGTTGATAATTCAAGATAAACAAGTATTTGAGAGGTAATGATGAAAAAAAGTATAAAAGAAATAATAGTTGTAGAAGGAAGAGATGATATATCAGCAGTAAAAGCTGCTGTTGATGCTGAAGTGATACAAGTAAATGGATTTGCTGTAAGAAAGCAGGGAACTATAGAAAAAATAAAAGTAGCAGATCAAAATAGAGGAATAATAATTCTTACTGATCCAGATCATGCTGGAGAAGAAATTAGAAAATATATACATAAATTTTTTCCAGAGGCAAAAGATGCCTATATTAGAAGAATAGAAGGAACTAAAGATGGTGATGTAGGTGTAGAAAATGCTTCACCAGAAGCTATTATAAATGCATTAGAAAAAGCCAGATGCAGTGTGATAGAAGTTAAAGATATAATCTTCACAATGGATTATCTGATGGAGTGTGGACTTGTAGGAAGTGGAGAAGCAAGTGTCAGAAGAGAAAAAGTTGGAGGAAAGTTGGGAATTGGATATTCTAATGGAAAACAATTTTTATCTAGATTGAATAGATATGGAATATCTAAAGAGGAGTTTGAACAAGCTCTAAAGAGTATTTAATATAAATAAAATACTAAAAAAATAATTGTGCCAAAAAGAAAATTAAATTAAGTTTAAGGAAAAATTATTTATTGAACTAGAGAATAATTAAAATTTCTTTAATATTCAAAGGAAAAAAATTATAGCAGCTAAAGTTATTAGCTGCCTAATTGTTTAAATTATATAATTTTCTAAGTTTTTCATAAAATTTATATGGAATAATATGAATAAATATATATTTTTATAAAAATATTATTGACTTTTTATTGGGTTACATATAAAATATAGTGTCAAATTAAATAAATCACTAAATCCTCTATAAGAGGGAGATGTCCTAGCGTGAACCAACCATCTATAAAAAACTAGTCTTTTTTTATTTATGCAGGGGTTAGGCTCTGCTTTTTTTATTGAAAATTTTTAAGAAGGAGTAAAAATGGGAATAAGGTATAATAAAATTACAGATAAACATCAAAGAGAAATAGTTCTGTTGAAAAGTTTTCCATGTAAATATGGAAAATGTAGTTTTTGTAATTATATAGAAGATAACTCTTTAGATGAAAAAGAAATAGATGCTGTAAATATGGAAGTTTTAA
This genomic window contains:
- a CDS encoding putative esterase gives rise to the protein MVLKFFLLWVMIILGIFYIITYPYKSKLARKLKRVNSFEEIEFIKNSDTNYSDISQEEINEYITLEEKKIKSSFVNEEMKYTIITPKSNIKNDIPCLFLLHGLRDENKDWLEKAKLLENYISLLKKGEIDPMIFILASSGGDGQSWYSNFAAEKGYQYEDYIVGELIPEIKMQLPKSPMGIVGFSMGGYAAFKLGLKYIDIFKVIGSFSGAINLIRMSVNRRVIRLFKFIYIPKFLFSSVDKKQFIRVFGSWGYKILKEDPYSMIKYVKAEKLNNKYFYASVGIEDRVNHLMLQQWLDVMGRMKKKKYNFKGYLCDGETHTWDYVARDMSNFLKFFNEKIYK
- the asnS gene encoding asparaginyl-tRNA synthetase; this encodes MEKVTVKSLYRDKEQFIDQEVEISGWIKKIRVQKNFGFIEINDGSFFKGIQIVFDTKLDNFDEISRLSIISSIKVKGKLVKSQGAGQDIEIVANDIEIYQKADLDYPLQNKRHTFEYLRTKAHLRPRTNTFSAVFRVRSVIAYAIHKFFQENGFVYVHTPIITGSDAEGAGEMFRVTTLDLNDLPKGEDGKVDSSKDFFGKETNLTVSGQLSGETYCAAFRNIYTFGPTFRAEYSNTARHASEFWMIEPEIAFADLEANMELAEAMVKYIIKYVLEQCPEEMEFFNQFIEKGLFDKLNNVLNSDFGRLTYTEAIEILEKSGKKFDYPVKWGIDLQSEHERYLAEEHFQKPVFLTDYPKDIKAFYMKLNEDGKTVRAMDLLAPGIGEIIGGSQREDNLEILEGRMNELGMNIEDYGFYLDLRKYGSFPHSGYGLGLERIIMYVTGMTNIRDVLPFPRTPNNAEF
- a CDS encoding putative DNA primase, whose amino-acid sequence is MKKSIKEIIVVEGRDDISAVKAAVDAEVIQVNGFAVRKQGTIEKIKVADQNRGIIILTDPDHAGEEIRKYIHKFFPEAKDAYIRRIEGTKDGDVGVENASPEAIINALEKARCSVIEVKDIIFTMDYLMECGLVGSGEASVRREKVGGKLGIGYSNGKQFLSRLNRYGISKEEFEQALKSI
- a CDS encoding lipid II flippase FtsW, yielding MANINTDDKNIYHKINVLKKGQKEKEERKRKKRRNITMIGCILILIILSVLNMLSASFYTIYTRGIGIFTNYLIYMFISFIALIVTGSINYKQYNKNGFNLFLLIMTIVLFTFILIGARMFPRIVPRINGAIGWIRLFGFSLQPAELLKLPFIILIAHILERCERDGAKNLSVIFSVMPIMILFGFFIMFQDDLGTMIHYIAILLFMLFMSRIDTKWIVSVITAGIVGIAGICFYVHHLGDVSDKGYKMKRIGSFLNGLINNEYDNAIGYQVGQSLLAFGSGGILGKGYANGVQKYSYLPEIRTDFILASYGEELGFIGMFIIMIFFFLIFNLIKRSAMECKSYFGKYLAIGIGGYLITQVLINIYVALGMLPVFGIPMPIFSYGGTSLITIFSAFGIIGNINSEE